The Methylomarinum vadi genome has a window encoding:
- a CDS encoding glycosyltransferase produces the protein MSNSNHESSYERWQKALHTEISFWKSWLETKGLQWPEDYAARTDPDSELNPNIGKWHGGSEAPSILDVGAGPMTILGKKWHGNPVDLQACDALGDEYNRLPFPRGLPLVRTRRCHSEKLTTQYPRDSFDIVHAQNTLDHSYAPHKAILEMLSVAKVGGVVYLCHIANEAEKENYHGLHQWNFEIKGNVLWLYNKQEKISVNELIKEIAEVAYLSPDSSDPCIAVFRKTKSFENSRDDKIILSILVPSYRGYLESIAMFSKLAGIRHSAIEILVADNSGDEHKWRELKNISREADHFYVLQNEQGLIARDNYWSILQSAKGKFIFVCADDDYIDIEFFLDAVERLKTAANNICITPPIYQYQGNGRVEKAPRVTQSEDDDWTRKIVCHIDAKVIPTMTYSIIPKELVMLFFSEYMNKHPLLATFMDWHFEYFVRAWCRCVNSESGLYLYDYQKWTNIGSAIEADAKQYVSSGLPEWFVVFHRLFWTVDSCSFIDSSYFPEDASGRKTVIEALIARNMSVFVDELNGTKRRRFQDAPISAGTRADIDRLAAKSSWSYRELLDVLLSLLGEIDAEKAQAYWRFIDEIKSADIQLGFQRLEGGSRSESQDVSTNDKERTPLVSVVIPCYKQAHYLPEVVASVVAQTFADWECIIVNDGSPDDTGEVARQLIRRYSGSLIRLLEQDNGGLSDARNKGVGIANGKYILPLDADDKLDSTMLEKTVAVLQSDPAVGIVYTYIRHFGSRSDIWKTGPFSLEKEKYDNYLPYCSLYRKEVFESVGGYDTNFNSYEDWNFWISAMERGWQGKLVPEPLFLYRKGDSSMLVDANKRREQLVAQIVLAHPEVYPQDRRLWASRLLDGKADDADSSLTSDEQTSPTLAAAGGRKKILIVCSHFWPSVGGLESSMEQLSLELLGQGYAVTVLTQQHAGRTGRDFHGVTIVSEDQVQFSQAIARTVASEVYDCCILVQDPLGPIIWSVEKLLPLQRGSVIIQPIINEDGYSKWMGNQSFRERLSRILKSSSAVLTMTQSGADVRFMRQSEIDSAYIPNAVAACQPAGDFRARYSIAGDAFLILHVANLYRVKNHLGLIDALDSLPENWKLVLIGHPAETDCAAAVSEKLALRPDILFIPGLDKEWIAAAMEAADALVLASHGEGSPITVLEAMSHKTPWLATPMCGAVHDHAGGIVCELVDFKQVLGRLSDSPELGRRLGEIGYRHWTRCYSWQAIIQGWVDLIETGRLQRRFDTPRSLLSATDETLAELDLVSRRHAFDNPVVPFSCETPLVSVILPTLNRLQLLPNAIKSLQQQRYQNWEVIIINDGGAPVVLSEGLADPRIKLMELNRNYGQSQARNIGLKFAKGEVICFLDDDDVFKPDHLTTVVKGLESTNFVYTLAESVLYDDDQSVVRRAVIYNDIEYSRERLYVSNFIPINTWGVRSDYLKEVGFFEESLQCLEDWELLIRLSSRCRFHHIPKVTVEVHERQGTTSVTKAHVANYSDVFEEIYHKHGCLNSTAVKDAQNRMLASLTSGQTDGRTKICSIAVILHLSDAELWDELCVSLSAIARKFDLYVTIPEGTNDSLIDEISNRFPESRVFRVLSKGRDILPFLTVYREIQSLGYDLILKLHCSPAMQINSDGQAEQWRGRMMRSLVQWQKRVDDIIELFETDPKLGIFAPFGYLYRTLSGDVNFPVIQRLIPGIDKEAFDKSGFVFPAGAMFWFRPQALETLLALNLNAETFENETGQTDGTLAHAVERLFGVLCRSSGYTITDRLPKLDDIEYQNWLEKKREYELARDGMSLVEYPEFKPAIRCFVFVEQPDLTALADTLDSLGGQTYTNWHLTVVSPLACPDPLFDEMPQLEWVTREQPLNVAALLSLAGGRQAEWGCFLEPGDYLEPHALSCFVENSHRYPDWEAIYSDEDRVSPEGFFHSPRFKPDFNLDLFYATDYIGGLVMFRTALLERCGAGKFPDIFLSWELVLRGGDQDYGATIGHIPNILLHRREAADQARLLAGERRKSALSAYFREQGEVIDIADGLLPGTLYLQRPLASSPLVSIIIPTKNRLDLIRPCVESILEKTGYPHYEILIVDNQSDDPETLAYLADISVREARVGLLSYDRPYNFSAINNFAAERAQGDYLLLLNNDTVIIQEEWLSRLLAEGLRSDVGIVGPRLIFPNKQVQHAGVVLGLGQFGVADHPFIGEAMDAPGYMGRLQLTQDYSAVTAACLLIEKDLYKQVGGLDAENFKVLFNDVDLCLKVKELGYRIVWTPFSTVVHHGSSSLKKEQPSKEKKERSRAEADHMLKKWLPQLARDPAFNRNLSLKHLDIQIETKTDVTWNVDFHDKPRIYAFPGNDSGVGEYRVRSPLRALTKAAMIQSSLLPNHAEAIIPDVVEVERAKPDVLFLQNAFVDYFIDAWSKYRRFNDVFMVYGQDDLLFSLPKKHPKQGQWPKDLRRRLKKIMRLSDRVIVANEVLAEAFAKFTDNIAVVPNYLETERWLTLQLPEKSIHGKPRVGWAGGIEHRGDLEFIFPVVEALHREVDWIFMGMCPEILRPYIKEFHPGVVFDMYPQKLADLNLDLAIAPLEHNKFNEAKTNLRLLEYGILGWPVVCTDILPYRGAPVTRVANNPDHWVRTIRDKLQEPEFLRQEGQALRQWVIENYILEDHLPQWYGALLP, from the coding sequence ATGTCCAACTCCAATCACGAATCCAGCTACGAACGATGGCAAAAAGCGTTGCATACGGAAATCTCCTTTTGGAAGTCCTGGTTGGAAACGAAGGGCCTGCAATGGCCGGAGGATTATGCGGCAAGAACCGACCCGGATTCCGAGTTGAACCCGAATATCGGCAAATGGCATGGTGGCAGCGAGGCGCCGAGCATTTTGGACGTGGGTGCTGGGCCGATGACAATTCTCGGCAAGAAATGGCACGGAAACCCGGTCGATCTTCAAGCCTGCGATGCTCTGGGCGATGAATACAATCGGCTGCCTTTTCCGCGCGGGTTGCCTCTGGTACGCACCCGACGTTGTCATTCTGAAAAACTGACGACCCAATATCCGCGCGACTCTTTCGATATCGTGCACGCCCAAAACACTCTCGATCACAGCTATGCTCCCCACAAGGCCATACTTGAAATGCTGAGCGTCGCAAAAGTCGGTGGGGTCGTCTATCTGTGCCATATCGCCAACGAAGCGGAAAAAGAAAATTACCACGGGCTGCATCAATGGAATTTCGAGATTAAGGGGAATGTGTTGTGGCTTTACAACAAGCAGGAAAAAATCTCGGTTAACGAGCTGATAAAAGAGATTGCGGAAGTCGCTTATTTGTCCCCCGATAGCAGCGATCCTTGTATTGCCGTTTTTAGGAAGACCAAGTCCTTCGAAAATAGCCGAGACGATAAAATCATTCTGTCGATTCTCGTCCCCTCGTACAGGGGGTATTTGGAGTCGATCGCAATGTTCAGCAAACTTGCCGGCATTCGTCATAGCGCAATCGAAATTCTGGTTGCCGATAATTCCGGCGACGAACATAAGTGGCGGGAGTTAAAAAATATTTCACGCGAGGCTGATCATTTTTACGTTCTGCAAAATGAACAGGGACTAATAGCGCGCGACAATTATTGGTCGATCTTACAATCGGCGAAAGGCAAGTTCATCTTTGTTTGTGCCGACGACGACTATATCGATATCGAGTTTTTCTTGGACGCCGTTGAACGCTTAAAAACGGCGGCAAATAATATTTGCATCACGCCGCCGATCTATCAATACCAGGGAAACGGCCGGGTCGAAAAAGCGCCGCGAGTTACGCAATCGGAAGACGACGATTGGACACGGAAAATCGTTTGCCACATCGATGCGAAAGTGATTCCGACGATGACCTATTCCATTATCCCGAAAGAACTGGTCATGCTGTTTTTTTCGGAATATATGAACAAGCATCCTTTGCTTGCCACGTTCATGGATTGGCACTTCGAATATTTTGTTAGAGCATGGTGCCGCTGCGTCAACAGCGAAAGCGGGCTTTATTTGTACGACTATCAGAAGTGGACGAACATCGGATCGGCAATCGAAGCCGATGCAAAACAATACGTTTCCTCGGGTTTACCGGAATGGTTTGTGGTTTTCCACAGGTTGTTTTGGACGGTGGATAGTTGCAGTTTCATCGACAGTTCCTATTTTCCCGAAGACGCTAGCGGACGGAAAACGGTTATCGAGGCGTTGATCGCCCGCAACATGAGTGTGTTCGTCGACGAACTCAATGGAACTAAGCGCCGGCGTTTTCAGGATGCCCCCATTTCCGCCGGGACGAGAGCCGATATCGATAGGTTGGCGGCTAAGAGCTCGTGGTCGTATCGTGAGTTACTGGACGTCTTGCTGTCCCTGCTCGGTGAAATCGACGCCGAAAAGGCGCAGGCCTATTGGCGTTTTATCGATGAAATCAAATCGGCGGACATCCAATTGGGTTTTCAACGGCTCGAAGGGGGAAGCAGGTCCGAAAGCCAAGATGTTTCAACAAACGATAAAGAGCGCACGCCTTTAGTCAGCGTCGTGATACCGTGTTATAAGCAGGCACATTATCTGCCCGAGGTGGTGGCGAGCGTTGTTGCCCAAACATTCGCCGATTGGGAGTGCATCATAGTAAACGACGGCAGTCCCGATGACACCGGCGAAGTGGCAAGACAGCTTATCCGGCGCTATAGCGGGTCGCTTATTCGCTTGCTGGAACAGGATAATGGCGGCTTGTCGGATGCGCGGAACAAGGGCGTCGGCATAGCGAACGGAAAGTACATTTTGCCGTTGGACGCCGACGACAAACTGGATTCCACGATGTTGGAAAAAACGGTTGCCGTTTTGCAATCCGATCCGGCGGTCGGGATCGTTTATACGTATATCCGGCATTTCGGTAGCAGGAGCGACATCTGGAAAACCGGGCCGTTCAGCCTGGAAAAGGAAAAATACGATAATTATCTGCCTTATTGCTCGCTGTATCGCAAGGAGGTGTTCGAGTCTGTCGGAGGCTACGACACGAATTTCAATTCCTATGAAGACTGGAATTTCTGGATATCGGCGATGGAGCGGGGTTGGCAAGGCAAGTTGGTTCCGGAACCTCTGTTTCTCTATCGTAAGGGCGATTCGAGCATGTTGGTCGATGCCAATAAACGGCGCGAGCAACTGGTGGCGCAGATCGTTCTGGCTCACCCGGAGGTTTACCCGCAAGACCGCAGGCTTTGGGCGAGCCGACTATTGGACGGCAAGGCCGATGATGCTGACTCGTCGCTCACGAGCGACGAGCAAACCTCGCCGACGCTGGCCGCCGCCGGAGGACGAAAGAAGATATTGATCGTCTGCAGTCACTTTTGGCCGTCTGTCGGCGGGTTGGAGTCGAGCATGGAACAGCTTAGTCTGGAACTGCTTGGCCAGGGATATGCCGTTACCGTTCTGACGCAACAACATGCCGGACGGACTGGCCGCGATTTTCACGGTGTCACGATCGTCAGCGAAGATCAAGTTCAATTTTCCCAGGCGATTGCCCGCACAGTGGCTTCCGAAGTCTACGATTGCTGTATTCTGGTCCAGGATCCGCTGGGGCCGATTATCTGGAGCGTAGAAAAACTGCTTCCGCTGCAACGCGGTAGCGTTATCATTCAGCCGATCATCAACGAAGACGGCTATTCCAAATGGATGGGCAATCAGTCCTTTCGGGAAAGGCTGTCCCGAATCCTGAAATCGTCCTCGGCCGTGTTGACCATGACGCAATCCGGCGCCGACGTTCGTTTCATGCGCCAGTCGGAAATAGATTCCGCCTATATACCGAATGCGGTCGCAGCTTGTCAACCGGCTGGCGATTTCCGAGCCAGATATTCGATCGCTGGAGACGCTTTCTTGATTCTGCATGTCGCCAATCTTTACCGGGTAAAAAACCATCTCGGCCTGATCGACGCTTTAGACAGCCTGCCCGAGAACTGGAAACTCGTCTTGATCGGCCATCCGGCCGAGACCGATTGCGCGGCCGCGGTTTCCGAAAAGCTGGCCCTGCGGCCCGATATCTTGTTCATACCGGGCTTGGACAAGGAATGGATAGCGGCGGCGATGGAGGCTGCGGATGCCCTTGTGTTGGCATCTCACGGCGAAGGCTCTCCGATCACCGTATTGGAAGCGATGTCCCACAAGACGCCTTGGCTGGCGACCCCGATGTGCGGCGCCGTGCACGATCATGCCGGCGGCATCGTCTGCGAGCTGGTCGATTTCAAGCAGGTTCTGGGCCGTTTATCGGATTCCCCCGAGCTTGGTCGCCGTTTGGGCGAAATAGGATACCGGCACTGGACGCGCTGTTATTCCTGGCAGGCGATTATCCAAGGCTGGGTCGATTTGATCGAAACCGGCCGCTTGCAGCGACGGTTCGATACCCCGCGATCGCTACTGAGCGCAACTGATGAAACGCTTGCCGAGTTGGATTTGGTTTCCCGGCGGCACGCGTTCGATAATCCGGTCGTTCCGTTTTCTTGCGAAACCCCGTTGGTATCGGTCATATTACCGACGCTGAACAGGCTTCAATTACTCCCCAATGCGATCAAGTCGTTACAGCAGCAACGCTATCAAAATTGGGAAGTCATCATTATTAACGACGGTGGGGCGCCGGTCGTTCTCTCCGAAGGCCTGGCCGATCCCCGCATTAAGCTAATGGAGTTAAATCGGAACTACGGGCAGTCGCAGGCACGAAACATCGGGCTCAAATTCGCCAAAGGGGAAGTGATTTGTTTTCTGGACGACGACGATGTGTTCAAGCCGGATCATTTGACAACGGTCGTTAAGGGATTGGAGTCTACTAATTTTGTTTATACGTTGGCCGAGTCCGTTCTTTACGACGACGATCAATCGGTGGTCAGAAGAGCCGTCATCTATAACGATATCGAGTACAGTAGAGAGAGGCTCTATGTTTCTAACTTCATACCGATCAATACCTGGGGGGTGCGTTCGGATTACTTGAAAGAGGTCGGGTTTTTCGAAGAGTCTTTGCAGTGCCTTGAAGATTGGGAGCTTCTGATTCGGCTTAGTAGCCGATGTCGTTTTCATCATATTCCGAAAGTCACAGTAGAGGTACACGAAAGACAAGGCACAACGAGCGTTACCAAGGCGCATGTCGCGAATTACTCGGATGTCTTCGAAGAAATTTATCACAAGCACGGTTGCTTGAATTCGACTGCGGTCAAGGACGCCCAAAACCGCATGCTGGCGAGCTTAACGAGCGGTCAAACGGATGGCCGCACAAAAATTTGCTCGATTGCGGTAATCCTGCATTTGTCTGATGCCGAATTATGGGATGAGCTTTGCGTTTCCCTCTCGGCGATAGCCAGGAAATTCGATCTTTATGTCACGATCCCCGAAGGGACGAACGACAGTCTGATCGACGAAATTTCAAACAGGTTTCCCGAATCGCGCGTCTTTAGGGTGCTGAGTAAGGGGCGGGATATCCTGCCGTTTTTGACCGTATACCGGGAAATTCAGTCGTTGGGGTACGATTTGATTTTAAAGCTGCACTGCAGCCCGGCAATGCAAATCAACAGCGATGGTCAGGCCGAGCAATGGCGGGGGCGCATGATGCGCTCCCTGGTGCAATGGCAAAAACGAGTCGACGACATAATCGAACTGTTCGAAACCGATCCTAAGCTTGGGATATTCGCGCCGTTCGGTTATCTGTATCGCACTCTGTCCGGCGACGTCAATTTCCCGGTCATTCAACGTCTTATACCCGGCATCGATAAAGAGGCTTTCGACAAGAGCGGGTTCGTGTTTCCGGCCGGAGCGATGTTTTGGTTCAGGCCGCAGGCGCTTGAGACTCTGTTGGCCTTGAATTTGAACGCCGAAACCTTCGAAAACGAAACGGGTCAGACCGACGGGACCTTGGCGCATGCGGTCGAGCGCTTGTTCGGCGTGTTATGTCGTTCGTCCGGTTACACGATCACCGACCGCTTGCCTAAGTTGGATGACATCGAATACCAGAACTGGCTGGAAAAAAAACGGGAATACGAACTCGCCCGGGACGGCATGTCCTTGGTGGAATACCCCGAGTTCAAGCCGGCGATTCGATGTTTCGTTTTTGTCGAGCAGCCCGATTTGACCGCCCTGGCCGATACCTTGGACAGCCTGGGCGGACAAACCTACACCAACTGGCATCTAACCGTGGTCAGTCCGTTGGCGTGCCCGGATCCTTTATTCGACGAAATGCCGCAGTTGGAGTGGGTCACCCGGGAACAGCCGTTAAATGTCGCTGCGTTGTTGTCGCTTGCAGGAGGGCGACAAGCAGAATGGGGATGCTTTTTGGAGCCGGGCGATTACCTGGAGCCTCACGCATTGTCGTGTTTTGTCGAGAATTCACATCGTTATCCTGATTGGGAGGCCATCTACAGCGACGAAGACAGGGTAAGCCCGGAAGGCTTTTTCCACAGCCCCCGATTTAAGCCGGATTTTAACCTCGATTTATTTTATGCGACCGATTACATCGGAGGCCTGGTCATGTTCAGGACGGCTTTGCTGGAGCGCTGCGGTGCTGGCAAATTTCCGGATATTTTCCTATCCTGGGAACTGGTGTTGCGGGGTGGCGATCAGGATTATGGCGCTACGATCGGCCATATTCCAAATATTCTCCTGCATCGCCGGGAGGCGGCCGATCAGGCCAGACTGCTTGCCGGCGAGCGCAGAAAAAGCGCGTTGTCCGCTTATTTCCGGGAACAAGGCGAAGTGATCGATATCGCCGACGGCTTGTTGCCGGGGACTTTATATCTGCAGCGCCCGCTCGCGTCGAGCCCGCTGGTATCGATCATCATCCCGACGAAAAACCGCCTGGACCTGATCCGGCCGTGCGTCGAGAGTATTCTGGAAAAAACCGGTTACCCGCATTATGAAATCCTGATTGTGGATAATCAAAGCGACGACCCCGAGACCCTAGCATACCTGGCCGACATATCCGTTCGAGAGGCGAGAGTAGGGCTGTTGTCGTACGACCGGCCCTATAATTTCTCGGCTATCAATAATTTTGCTGCCGAGCGGGCCCAGGGCGATTATCTTCTGCTATTGAATAACGATACCGTGATTATTCAGGAGGAATGGTTGAGCCGCCTGCTGGCGGAAGGGTTGAGAAGCGACGTGGGAATCGTCGGTCCGCGCTTGATCTTTCCCAATAAGCAAGTTCAGCATGCTGGCGTGGTGCTGGGGCTTGGACAATTCGGCGTCGCCGACCACCCGTTCATCGGTGAAGCAATGGATGCGCCAGGTTACATGGGGCGTCTGCAGCTGACTCAGGATTACTCGGCGGTCACCGCCGCCTGTCTGTTGATCGAAAAGGATTTATACAAGCAGGTCGGAGGATTGGACGCGGAAAATTTCAAGGTGTTGTTCAACGATGTCGATTTGTGTCTGAAAGTCAAAGAGCTCGGTTATCGGATTGTTTGGACTCCTTTTTCGACCGTTGTCCATCACGGTTCGAGCTCCTTGAAAAAAGAACAACCAAGCAAGGAGAAAAAGGAAAGAAGCCGGGCGGAAGCCGATCATATGTTGAAAAAATGGTTGCCGCAGTTGGCGCGAGACCCCGCCTTTAACCGAAATCTCAGTTTGAAACACCTCGATATTCAAATCGAAACCAAGACCGACGTTACCTGGAACGTCGATTTTCATGACAAACCCCGTATATACGCATTTCCCGGAAACGATTCGGGGGTCGGCGAATACCGCGTGCGGTCTCCGCTGCGGGCGTTGACCAAGGCGGCGATGATACAAAGCAGTCTGTTGCCCAATCATGCGGAAGCGATTATCCCCGATGTGGTCGAAGTCGAGCGCGCGAAGCCGGATGTGTTGTTTTTGCAGAACGCCTTTGTCGATTATTTCATCGATGCATGGAGCAAGTATCGGCGGTTCAACGACGTATTCATGGTTTACGGTCAGGACGATTTATTGTTTTCGTTGCCTAAAAAACATCCGAAACAAGGCCAGTGGCCCAAGGATCTGCGGCGCAGGTTGAAAAAAATAATGCGATTGTCGGACCGGGTTATCGTTGCCAATGAGGTGTTGGCTGAAGCGTTCGCTAAATTTACAGATAATATCGCCGTGGTGCCCAATTATTTAGAAACCGAGCGCTGGTTGACTCTGCAATTGCCGGAAAAATCGATACACGGCAAGCCTAGGGTCGGTTGGGCCGGCGGTATCGAACATCGCGGCGATCTGGAATTCATATTTCCGGTGGTCGAGGCACTGCACCGCGAGGTCGATTGGATCTTCATGGGAATGTGTCCGGAAATACTGAGACCTTATATAAAAGAATTCCATCCTGGGGTCGTGTTCGATATGTATCCGCAAAAATTAGCCGATTTGAATCTGGACCTGGCTATCGCACCGCTGGAGCATAATAAGTTCAATGAGGCTAAAACCAATCTGCGCTTGCTGGAATACGGAATTCTGGGGTGGCCGGTCGTCTGTACCGACATCCTGCCTTATCGAGGCGCGCCGGTCACTCGCGTAGCCAACAATCCAGACCATTGGGTACGGACGATTCGGGACAAGCTTCAAGAGCCGGAATTTCTGCGACAAGAAGGGCAAGCCTTGCGGCAGTGGGTGATCGAAAACTATATTTTGGAAGATCACTTGCCGCAGTGGTACGGCGCATTATTGCCGTAA
- a CDS encoding flagellin — protein MPQVINTNIASINAQRQLNRSQGLQQNAMERLSSGLRINSAKDDAAGLAIADRMTAQVRGLNQAVRNANDGISLAQTAEGAMQESTNILQRMRELAVQSANDSNSASDRSSLQKEVNQLKAELERIATTTSFNGKNLLDGSFNAQSFHIGAYAGESISVSVGTSRIGSIGTQELNSDTEIQSAQGSGTAGMNGVASGTLTITGAFGTADITVNAGDAAEDIAAAVNAASDNTGVAAQAVNFAKLDNFTSGGISIDLTGSNSTAVSITADIGANGDVSALSDAINAVSGETGITAKISDDKTEILLTHSTGKDIKLTNVSGTGTFDVTGVNETGSFDVAEEVGGPVASTDGTITVGGSITYNSSKNFKIADTSNTVAAGTSTLQSVETIDISTQRGSNDALSIVDGALDFIDNARADLGAIQNRFQATIANLENVSQNVSAAKSRIQDADFAKESAALAKAQILQQAGISMLAQANASNQNVLNLLQG, from the coding sequence ATGCCACAAGTAATCAATACCAATATCGCATCCATCAATGCCCAGCGTCAGTTAAACCGTTCGCAGGGGTTACAGCAAAACGCTATGGAGCGCCTTTCTTCCGGGTTGCGCATCAACAGCGCCAAAGACGATGCCGCCGGCTTGGCGATTGCTGACAGGATGACGGCCCAGGTTCGAGGGTTGAATCAGGCGGTCAGAAACGCCAACGACGGCATTTCGCTGGCGCAAACCGCGGAAGGCGCGATGCAAGAATCGACCAATATATTGCAAAGAATGCGCGAGTTGGCTGTGCAGTCGGCCAACGATAGCAACAGCGCCTCGGACCGTTCCAGCTTGCAGAAAGAGGTCAACCAGTTGAAAGCGGAGCTGGAACGCATCGCAACCACAACCAGCTTCAACGGAAAGAATCTATTGGACGGCTCGTTCAATGCGCAATCGTTTCATATCGGCGCTTATGCCGGGGAAAGCATTAGCGTAAGCGTCGGTACCTCCCGTATCGGTAGTATTGGGACCCAGGAGCTAAACAGCGATACAGAAATTCAAAGCGCACAAGGTTCTGGAACCGCCGGAATGAATGGAGTAGCGTCCGGAACCCTAACCATTACCGGCGCCTTCGGTACGGCGGATATTACGGTTAACGCAGGGGACGCCGCGGAGGATATCGCCGCTGCGGTCAACGCGGCCTCCGATAACACCGGGGTAGCCGCGCAGGCAGTCAATTTCGCTAAACTGGATAATTTCACCAGCGGTGGTATCAGCATCGATTTGACCGGCTCCAACAGCACTGCGGTCAGCATTACCGCCGACATCGGTGCGAACGGCGACGTCAGCGCGTTGAGCGACGCGATTAACGCGGTATCGGGAGAGACTGGTATTACCGCCAAGATCAGCGACGATAAAACCGAAATTTTACTGACCCACAGTACAGGCAAGGACATTAAGCTAACCAACGTGAGCGGAACCGGCACCTTCGATGTGACGGGGGTCAACGAAACCGGTTCGTTCGATGTGGCCGAGGAAGTCGGAGGTCCGGTGGCATCGACCGACGGCACCATTACTGTGGGCGGCAGCATAACCTACAATTCGTCCAAGAACTTTAAAATCGCCGATACTTCGAATACGGTAGCCGCGGGCACATCCACGCTGCAATCGGTGGAAACGATCGACATCAGTACTCAGCGTGGTTCTAACGACGCCTTGAGCATCGTCGACGGGGCGTTGGATTTTATCGATAACGCCCGCGCCGACCTAGGTGCCATTCAAAATCGTTTCCAGGCGACTATCGCGAATCTGGAGAACGTGTCGCAGAACGTATCGGCGGCCAAATCACGGATACAGGATGCGGATTTTGCCAAGGAATCGGCGGCCCTGGCGAAGGCGCAAATCCTGCAGCAGGCCGGTATTTCGATGTTGGCTCAGGCCAATGCGTCCAACCAGAATGTATTGAATTTGCTGCAAGGATAA
- a CDS encoding flagellin — protein sequence MAQVINTNIASINAQRQLNRSQSGMSTAMERLSSGLRINSAKDDAAGLAISDRMTAQVKGLNQAVRNANDGISLAQTAEGAMQESTNILQRMRELAVQSANDSNSASDRSSLQKEVNQLKAELERIATTTSFNGKNLLDGSFNAQSFQIGAYAGESINVSVGTARIGSIGTQELNSDTEIQSAQGSGSSGANGVASGTMTITGAFGAANVTVNAGDSAEAIAASVNAAADETGVTAQAVNFAKLDNFSSGGISIDLTGSNSTAVSITADIGANGDVSALSDAINAVSGETGITAKVSDDKKSILLTHSTGKDIKLTNVSGTGSFDVTGVNETGLFDAAEEVGSAVASTDGTITVGGSITYNSSKNFTIADTSGTVAAGTSSLQSVDTIDISTQRGSNDALSIVDGALDFIDNARADLGAIQNRFSATISNLENVSQNVSSARSRVQDADFAQESANLARNQILQQAGISMLAQANASSQSVLSLLQ from the coding sequence ATGGCTCAAGTTATCAATACAAACATTGCATCAATCAACGCTCAAAGACAGTTGAATCGTTCTCAGTCCGGCATGTCGACCGCGATGGAGCGATTGTCTTCCGGCTTACGTATCAACAGTGCGAAAGACGATGCCGCTGGGCTGGCGATCAGTGACCGTATGACCGCTCAAGTTAAAGGCCTAAATCAAGCCGTCAGAAATGCCAACGACGGTATTTCGCTGGCGCAAACCGCCGAGGGTGCGATGCAGGAATCGACCAATATATTGCAAAGAATGCGCGAGTTGGCGGTGCAATCGGCCAACGATAGCAACAGCGCCTCGGACCGTTCCAGCTTGCAGAAAGAGGTCAACCAGTTGAAAGCGGAGCTGGAGCGTATTGCAACGACGACCAGTTTTAACGGAAAAAACCTGCTGGACGGCTCGTTCAATGCGCAGTCGTTTCAAATCGGCGCCTACGCGGGAGAAAGTATCAATGTTAGTGTTGGTACCGCCCGCATCGGCAGCATCGGTACCCAGGAGTTGAATAGCGACACCGAAATTCAATCCGCGCAAGGGTCAGGAAGCAGCGGCGCGAATGGGGTGGCTTCCGGAACCATGACCATTACCGGCGCCTTCGGTGCTGCGAATGTCACGGTTAATGCGGGTGATTCTGCGGAAGCGATTGCCGCCTCGGTGAATGCGGCAGCCGACGAAACCGGGGTTACTGCGCAGGCGGTCAATTTCGCCAAGCTGGATAATTTCAGCAGCGGCGGTATCAGTATCGATTTGACCGGCTCCAACAGCACAGCGGTCAGCATTACCGCCGACATCGGCGCGAACGGCGACGTCAGCGCCTTGAGCGACGCGATTAACGCCGTGTCGGGAGAAACCGGAATTACCGCCAAGGTCAGCGACGATAAAAAGTCGATTCTGTTGACCCACAGTACCGGTAAGGATATAAAGCTAACCAACGTAAGTGGTACAGGTTCGTTCGACGTGACGGGGGTAAACGAGACTGGTTTGTTTGACGCGGCCGAGGAAGTGGGGAGCGCAGTGGCATCAACCGATGGTACCATTACGGTAGGTGGCAGTATCACCTATAATTCGTCCAAAAATTTTACGATCGCCGACACATCCGGTACTGTGGCCGCCGGCACGTCCTCGCTGCAATCGGTGGATACGATCGACATCAGCACCCAGCGGGGGTCCAACGACGCCTTGAGCATCGTGGACGGGGCGCTGGATTTTATCGACAATGCCCGTGCTGATCTGGGTGCCATTCAAAACCGTTTCTCCGCGACTATCAGTAATCTGGAAAATGTTTCCCAGAATGTTTCTTCCGCCCGATCTCGGGTGCAGGATGCCGATTTTGCTCAGGAATCTGCAAATCTGGCTAGAAACCAAATCTTGCAGCAGGCCGGCATCTCGATGCTGGCTCAGGCGAATGCTTCATCGCAAAGTGTATTGTCTTTACTGCAATAA